A portion of the Cherax quadricarinatus isolate ZL_2023a chromosome 21, ASM3850222v1, whole genome shotgun sequence genome contains these proteins:
- the LOC128705552 gene encoding galactose-specific lectin nattectin — MKWAAALTFVLVTFTVTPGQASLCPEGYQEFTVDSAPVKIKFYMYGKESKGSWSTIRSKCRDEGADLAELRGDLVRQVRNYIFDHPECGYEDEGFWIGGSDAMEEGKWVWNSDNSPIGDDAPWWPGQPDGGTNANYACVYTPDFYLHSCDNDIMIYGLCQI, encoded by the exons ATGAAGTGGGCTGCAGCTCTGACTTTCGTCTTAG TGACGTTCACAGTGACGCCCGGTCAAG CGAGTCTATGCCCCGAAGGTTACCAAGAATTCACCGTTGATTCCGCACCGGTGAAAATAAAGTTTTACATGTATGGAAAGGAAAGTAAGGGGTCGTGGTCCACCATCAGAAGCAAGTGCAGGGACGAAGGGGCTGACCTAGCTGAGCTAAGAGGAGATCTCGTCAGACAGGTGCGCAATTACATCTTCGATCACCCAG AATGTGGTTACGAAGATGAAGGCTTCTGGATTGGAGGAAGTGATGCTATGGAAGAAGGAAA ATGGGTTTGGAATAGCGACAACTCACCCATTGGAGATGACGCGCCCTGGTGGCCAGGCCAGCCTGACGGAGGAACTAACGCCAACTATGCCTGTGTCTACACACCTGACTTCTACCTCCACAGCTGTGACAATGATATCATGATCTACGGCCTGTGCCAGATTTAA